One window from the genome of Brachyspira sp. SAP_772 encodes:
- a CDS encoding Crp/Fnr family transcriptional regulator — protein MNIPEENGIKNLTPNTTIYHEGEKIKNISIVTKGEIDVYISSRDLIGIEDEEEIMKYSCKLFSIPRNIMIGIGSFIYDSNYIFSFKSKNNNEIYTINIPDIEYIKTFFNSNKTYMTNMYHSLAYLIMKTYDEYIKIKKINDEIRIITTNLGVMYFNLNAKNRNIKSELFLKTKEIFEYATNDGFNFPIDFDSDFIKEDHEKIYNNKNKIIEKNEKLEFEIEYIKRFLTMPKEIKSSFFGYDVNMTLSATAILYETLKDIAYMLKSEFISTMENIAFLYSNNQESLFSEYSKMAFELEKQGKSYEVWARYSRYIANTTKDICKKIKNKYDYDLNIDIDELENSIKKLTENINSNNDETSEENNVQVIMGVEDIPEEIKNPSKKIIEIAGIPEDRASTFFKSLNAFKKLKDKFSTEDDARKIRRSVTNVFFEVYKEIAKKYIINNEKSKLLSMFLNFGYMDDQLLTPNQIVDLYEVKDKTSTKRINVYYIDEWLQKIYDKEEPPSVNGFGQDYREALREMKKRGTISDQELEEHWESPLKRLEYEIENMIETTHRLCYGQISVYFPILHKDMIIKDFKDSLIKRETMENTLNSILEIDFSAFYREVLYKNKDLNIEKELVMQEVLPNIILMPTYGSRAIMWEELSSRQKNSTARFLLPIFTSEDLEGLTLPMMGAFRWELCKTMLGPAWNDITQMSITSEYSDYIQFYKKNRNLSDDAKEKLKVQIKKCRNNLREVFVSDYVIWIKYESKGIMRLNRVARGILYRQVPFAKNIRDELEKQPMFADMANRFKNIRNKKATELENRYFKFTKTGNPLPEELQNHIDFYKKM, from the coding sequence ATGAATATACCCGAAGAAAATGGAATAAAAAATCTTACACCAAATACTACTATATATCATGAAGGTGAAAAAATTAAAAACATTTCTATTGTAACTAAAGGTGAAATTGATGTTTATATATCTTCTAGAGATTTAATCGGCATAGAAGATGAAGAAGAAATCATGAAATATAGCTGTAAACTTTTTTCTATACCTAGAAATATTATGATTGGAATTGGATCATTTATATACGATTCTAATTATATATTTTCTTTCAAATCTAAAAATAATAATGAAATATATACAATTAATATTCCTGATATAGAATATATAAAAACATTTTTTAACAGCAATAAAACATATATGACAAATATGTATCATTCGCTTGCTTATCTTATAATGAAAACTTATGATGAGTATATTAAAATAAAAAAAATTAATGATGAGATTAGAATAATAACTACAAATCTTGGTGTTATGTATTTTAATTTAAATGCTAAAAACAGAAATATTAAATCTGAATTGTTTCTAAAAACAAAAGAAATTTTTGAATATGCTACAAATGATGGCTTTAATTTCCCTATTGATTTTGACTCTGATTTTATAAAAGAAGACCATGAAAAGATATATAATAATAAAAATAAAATCATTGAAAAAAATGAAAAATTAGAATTTGAAATTGAATATATAAAAAGATTTTTAACTATGCCTAAAGAAATTAAATCTTCTTTCTTTGGGTATGATGTTAATATGACTTTATCTGCTACTGCTATATTATACGAAACTTTAAAAGATATAGCTTATATGCTTAAATCTGAATTTATAAGCACTATGGAAAATATAGCTTTTCTATATTCAAATAATCAAGAATCTTTATTTAGTGAATATTCTAAAATGGCTTTTGAATTAGAAAAACAAGGTAAAAGTTATGAAGTATGGGCTAGATATTCTAGATATATAGCAAATACTACAAAAGATATATGCAAAAAAATTAAAAATAAATATGACTATGATTTAAATATAGACATAGATGAATTAGAAAATAGTATAAAAAAACTTACAGAAAATATAAACTCAAACAATGATGAAACTAGCGAAGAAAATAATGTTCAAGTAATTATGGGTGTGGAAGATATTCCTGAAGAAATTAAAAACCCTAGCAAAAAAATAATAGAAATAGCAGGAATACCTGAGGATAGAGCTTCTACATTCTTCAAATCTTTAAATGCATTCAAAAAATTAAAAGATAAATTTAGCACTGAAGATGATGCTAGAAAAATTAGAAGAAGTGTTACAAATGTATTCTTTGAAGTTTATAAAGAAATAGCTAAAAAATACATCATAAACAATGAAAAAAGTAAATTACTCTCTATGTTCCTAAACTTCGGATATATGGACGATCAATTACTTACACCAAATCAAATTGTTGATCTCTATGAAGTGAAAGACAAAACATCTACTAAAAGAATTAATGTATATTATATAGACGAATGGCTTCAAAAAATTTATGATAAAGAAGAACCTCCTTCTGTTAATGGTTTTGGTCAAGACTATAGAGAAGCTTTGAGAGAAATGAAAAAAAGAGGAACTATCAGCGACCAAGAATTAGAAGAGCATTGGGAAAGCCCTCTTAAAAGACTTGAATACGAAATAGAAAATATGATTGAAACTACTCATAGATTATGTTATGGTCAAATAAGTGTTTACTTCCCTATTCTTCATAAAGATATGATTATTAAAGATTTCAAAGACTCTTTAATAAAAAGAGAGACTATGGAAAACACTTTAAACTCTATATTAGAAATAGATTTTTCTGCATTCTACAGAGAAGTTTTATATAAAAATAAAGATTTAAACATTGAAAAAGAACTTGTTATGCAGGAAGTATTGCCAAACATTATATTAATGCCTACATACGGTTCTCGTGCTATAATGTGGGAAGAGCTTTCAAGCAGACAAAAAAATAGTACAGCAAGATTCCTACTTCCCATATTTACATCAGAAGATTTAGAAGGTTTAACTCTACCTATGATGGGTGCTTTTAGATGGGAGCTTTGTAAAACTATGCTTGGACCTGCTTGGAATGATATTACTCAAATGTCTATTACTTCAGAGTACAGCGATTATATTCAGTTCTACAAGAAAAACAGAAATCTCTCTGATGATGCTAAAGAAAAATTAAAAGTACAAATAAAAAAATGCAGAAACAATTTGAGAGAAGTATTTGTTTCAGATTATGTTATATGGATTAAATACGAAAGCAAGGGTATTATGCGTTTAAACAGAGTGGCAAGAGGTATTCTATACAGACAAGTTCCTTTTGCTAAAAACATAAGAGATGAGCTTGAAAAGCAGCCTATGTTTGCTGATATGGCTAATAGATTTAAAAACATAAGAAATAAAAAAGCTACTGAATTAGAAAATAGATATTTCAAATTCACTAAAACAGGTAATCCTTTGCCTGAAGAGCTGCAAAATCATATAGATTTTTATAAGAAAATGTAA
- a CDS encoding pyridoxal phosphate-dependent aminotransferase, with protein sequence MQLNKNILEVPYSLIRGLTEKAEKKEGSIMLTIGEPDLQPPKELIDYGCEYAQTHALPYTQSGGSEHLRDLVAKHYNKYYGSNVNANNITMHIGSMEGISSIFRTILNIDDEVIIPTPFFSPYEQAVKLSYGKVVFLDTREDNLVLKPEKIEKVITNKTKAILFSNPGNPSGYMLKKEEVDELVKYFEKKDIFVIADEIYSAISFYHFTSFASYPSIKDKVIVLNGFSKSHSMTGWRIGYSITPEDVRKYLVNASFNNVGSMVSLSCAIAEYALEKYPMIESFRDIYKERAFTMSKELTDLGFDVIEPRGAFYLFVGYSKFSKEPSLDFSMRLLDETGVAVVPGIAFGSENYFRIALTQDIPVLKEAVKRIKDFLNK encoded by the coding sequence ATGCAGCTTAACAAAAATATATTAGAAGTACCATATTCACTAATAAGAGGACTCACAGAAAAAGCAGAAAAAAAAGAAGGCAGTATAATGCTTACAATAGGAGAACCAGATTTACAGCCTCCAAAAGAATTAATTGATTATGGATGCGAATATGCTCAAACTCATGCTCTTCCATACACTCAATCTGGCGGAAGCGAACATTTAAGAGATTTGGTTGCTAAGCATTATAATAAATATTATGGTTCGAATGTTAATGCAAACAACATCACTATGCATATTGGTTCTATGGAAGGTATATCATCTATATTTAGAACTATATTAAACATTGATGATGAAGTAATAATACCTACTCCATTTTTCTCACCATATGAACAGGCAGTAAAATTATCTTATGGTAAAGTGGTATTTTTAGACACAAGAGAAGACAATCTTGTATTAAAGCCAGAAAAGATAGAAAAAGTTATAACAAATAAAACAAAAGCAATTCTTTTTAGTAACCCCGGAAACCCATCTGGATATATGCTAAAAAAAGAAGAGGTAGATGAACTTGTAAAATATTTTGAGAAAAAAGATATATTTGTTATAGCCGATGAAATATATTCTGCTATATCATTTTATCATTTTACATCATTTGCTTCTTATCCTTCTATTAAAGATAAAGTGATAGTATTAAATGGTTTTTCAAAGTCACATTCTATGACTGGTTGGCGAATAGGATACAGCATTACTCCAGAAGATGTGAGAAAATATTTAGTTAATGCTAGTTTTAATAATGTGGGCAGTATGGTTAGTTTATCTTGTGCTATTGCTGAGTATGCTTTAGAAAAATATCCTATGATAGAAAGCTTTAGAGATATTTATAAAGAGAGGGCTTTTACTATGTCAAAAGAATTAACAGATTTAGGTTTTGATGTAATAGAGCCTAGGGGAGCTTTTTATTTATTTGTAGGATACAGTAAATTTTCTAAAGAGCCTTCGCTTGATTTTTCTATGAGACTACTAGATGAAACAGGTGTTGCTGTTGTACCCGGTATTGCTTTTGGAAGTGAAAATTATTTTAGAATAGCTCTAACTCAGGATATACCTGTATTAAAAGAGGCTGTTAAGAGAATAAAAGATTTTTTAAATAAATAA
- the lon gene encoding endopeptidase La, translating to MSENNENKNDNIENNENKIENETIETTQENNSDNVVSIVEDKLPSRLIIIPVMGKPLFPGLYAPFPIPASQANAVNKAIAENDGFLGLNLYIQDEPRDIKKTSIDEIYKVGVVVKVFKKLNLPDGGLNLLINSIKRYKIIRYISTDPVIRAEPLYIPDIMTTNNDKEAKEIKAYTRALLSEVKSLSESNPLFTEEMRLTMVNVDDPGKLADFVTSMINVERANQQEILETFDVQERLEKVLLLLQKEREITKIQQKIQGSINSKIQKQQRDYFLKEQLKEIKKELGYDTDPKQKDIDKYKKELKELKIVDEVRERMEQEIEKISTIDTHSPEYTVSKNYLDTLFALPWNKENKEREDITKSKKILDRDHYGLEDVKERIYEFLAVRKLNPEKKSSILCFVGPPGVGKTSIGKSIAEALDRPFFRFSLGGMRDEAEIKGHRRTYIGAMPGKIIEALKIVKSKNPVLMLDEIDKLGASFQGDPSSALLEVLDPEQNSSFRDHYLDLPFDLSNILFITTANTLDTIPRPLLDRMEVIRLSGYIMEEKLKIAAKYIIPRQLKAHGLIAKNVKFTNKAIADIVNGYAREAGVRNFERMIEKICRKIAADVVSSNKENYNIMVDSKDLEKYLKKPIFTEDFTEKDLKPGNAIGLAWTSMGGATLTIESIKVQEKKDAGNINITGQLGEVMTESVQIAYSYVKSVAKNYGVDENYFNDAIIHLHIPEGATPKDGPSAGITLATALLSLAMNKVIRNDTAMTGELSLNGKVLPIGGLKEKTIAAKRLGFIKHIIIPFENKRDLDEIPDKVKSSLIFHPVKDVEEVFDFMFKLNKSNKKTDKASSKSQKAKK from the coding sequence ATGAGTGAAAACAATGAAAATAAAAATGATAATATAGAAAACAATGAAAATAAAATTGAAAACGAAACTATTGAAACAACTCAAGAAAACAATTCTGATAATGTTGTATCAATAGTTGAAGATAAACTTCCATCAAGACTAATAATAATACCTGTGATGGGAAAGCCATTATTTCCAGGACTTTATGCACCATTTCCAATACCAGCTTCTCAGGCTAATGCTGTAAATAAAGCTATTGCAGAAAATGATGGTTTTTTAGGACTTAATTTATATATACAAGATGAACCAAGAGACATAAAAAAAACAAGCATAGATGAAATATATAAAGTAGGCGTTGTTGTAAAAGTATTTAAAAAACTTAATCTTCCAGACGGCGGGCTTAATCTTCTTATTAATTCAATTAAAAGATATAAAATAATTAGATACATTTCTACAGACCCTGTAATTAGAGCAGAGCCATTATATATACCAGACATAATGACAACAAACAACGATAAAGAAGCAAAAGAAATAAAAGCATATACAAGAGCTTTACTTTCTGAGGTAAAATCATTAAGCGAGAGCAATCCGCTTTTTACAGAAGAGATGCGTCTTACTATGGTGAATGTTGATGATCCTGGTAAATTAGCAGATTTTGTTACTTCTATGATAAACGTAGAAAGAGCTAATCAGCAGGAAATATTAGAGACTTTTGATGTGCAGGAGAGATTAGAAAAAGTTTTACTTCTTTTGCAAAAAGAGAGAGAAATAACAAAAATTCAGCAAAAAATTCAAGGAAGCATTAACTCTAAAATACAAAAACAGCAAAGAGATTATTTCTTAAAAGAGCAATTAAAAGAGATAAAAAAAGAATTAGGATATGACACTGACCCAAAACAAAAAGATATAGATAAATATAAAAAAGAGTTAAAAGAATTAAAAATTGTAGATGAAGTAAGAGAGAGAATGGAGCAAGAAATAGAAAAGATTTCAACAATAGATACACATTCTCCAGAGTATACTGTGTCAAAAAATTATCTTGATACATTGTTTGCATTGCCTTGGAACAAAGAAAATAAAGAGAGAGAAGACATTACAAAAAGCAAAAAAATATTAGATAGAGACCATTATGGTTTGGAAGATGTAAAAGAGAGAATATACGAATTTTTGGCAGTGAGAAAACTAAATCCAGAGAAAAAATCTTCAATACTATGTTTTGTAGGCCCTCCGGGAGTTGGTAAAACATCAATAGGAAAAAGCATTGCTGAGGCATTAGACAGACCATTCTTTAGATTCTCACTAGGCGGTATGAGAGATGAAGCAGAAATTAAAGGACACAGAAGAACATATATTGGTGCTATGCCCGGTAAAATAATTGAGGCTCTAAAAATTGTTAAATCTAAAAACCCAGTTTTAATGCTTGATGAAATAGATAAATTAGGTGCGAGCTTTCAGGGAGACCCTTCCAGTGCATTGCTTGAAGTATTAGACCCAGAGCAGAACTCTTCTTTTAGAGACCATTATCTTGATTTGCCTTTTGATTTATCTAATATTTTGTTTATTACAACAGCAAACACATTAGACACTATTCCAAGACCTTTGCTTGATAGAATGGAAGTAATTAGACTATCAGGCTACATCATGGAAGAGAAACTAAAAATTGCTGCAAAATATATAATACCAAGACAATTAAAAGCACATGGTTTGATTGCTAAAAATGTTAAGTTTACAAACAAGGCAATAGCAGATATAGTTAATGGTTATGCTAGAGAAGCGGGTGTTCGTAACTTCGAGAGAATGATAGAGAAAATATGCAGAAAAATTGCTGCTGATGTAGTGTCAAGCAACAAAGAAAATTATAACATAATGGTAGATTCTAAAGATTTAGAAAAGTACTTAAAAAAGCCAATATTCACAGAAGACTTTACAGAAAAAGATTTAAAACCGGGAAATGCAATAGGTTTAGCTTGGACTTCTATGGGCGGGGCTACTTTAACTATAGAATCTATAAAAGTACAAGAGAAAAAAGATGCTGGTAATATAAACATAACAGGTCAGCTTGGGGAAGTGATGACAGAGAGTGTGCAGATTGCCTATAGCTATGTAAAAAGTGTTGCTAAAAATTATGGTGTTGATGAGAATTATTTTAATGATGCTATAATACACTTGCACATACCAGAAGGTGCTACTCCAAAAGACGGTCCTTCTGCTGGTATTACTTTAGCTACTGCTTTATTATCACTTGCTATGAATAAAGTTATTAGAAATGACACTGCTATGACAGGCGAGCTTTCTCTCAATGGAAAAGTGCTTCCTATCGGAGGTCTTAAAGAAAAAACTATAGCTGCTAAGAGATTAGGCTTTATTAAGCATATTATAATACCTTTTGAAAATAAAAGAGATTTAGATGAAATACCTGATAAAGTTAAAAGCTCTCTTATTTTTCACCCTGTAAAAGATGTAGAAGAGGTGTTTGATTTTATGTTTAAATTAAATAAGTCTAATAAAAAAACTGATAAAGCATCAAGTAAATCCCAAAAAGCAAAAAAATAA
- a CDS encoding DNA methylase — MKQKIIAHKLKTDKKLISILKKLPNNYWDFKNENTKEYTHSIHSYPAVMVSPISRNIINIVNKVMKVDSLFDPFSGSGTVLVEGMLANIKTVYGNDINPLAILISNVKTNKLNIHELKKEVSILLEDINYDYNENIDFYERADEYCKKKLQLDITSKNGWGDNAPKYLREYINLNKINFEVPNFKNIGYWFKPRVILQLQMIKNHILTIKNKNIRNFVFVAFSELVRLVSNRRNGEFKMFRMLSVKVENFTPNVLKEFNVILENNVKKMHSFVEACLKNNSISEVKIFFNNVIDLFDIPDLSIDLVITSPPYGDSRTTVAYGEYSRLSLQWLDLFELSEREIMMIDKTLMGGTKFRNGFEFSIPSKTLNKSLEFIKNIDLERAGDVYSFYLDLEKAISSIAQKTKKGGYQFWVVGNRTVKGELLKTDKIIIEIASQYNMDYVYTIDRNIINKSMPSLNSPTNVVGKKSKTMCNEHIVILRKQ; from the coding sequence ATGAAACAAAAAATAATAGCTCATAAGTTGAAAACAGATAAAAAATTAATATCTATACTTAAAAAGTTGCCTAACAATTATTGGGACTTTAAAAATGAAAATACAAAAGAATATACACATAGTATACACAGCTATCCAGCTGTAATGGTGTCCCCTATAAGCAGAAATATTATTAATATAGTTAATAAAGTTATGAAAGTTGATTCTTTATTCGATCCATTTTCTGGCTCAGGTACAGTTCTTGTGGAAGGTATGCTTGCTAATATTAAAACAGTGTATGGAAATGATATTAATCCTCTTGCTATACTTATTTCAAATGTAAAAACAAATAAACTTAATATACATGAGCTTAAAAAAGAAGTTTCTATTTTATTAGAAGATATTAATTATGATTATAATGAAAATATAGATTTTTATGAAAGAGCAGATGAGTATTGTAAGAAAAAGCTTCAACTTGATATTACATCAAAAAATGGTTGGGGAGATAATGCACCAAAATATCTTAGAGAATATATAAACTTAAATAAAATTAATTTTGAAGTACCTAATTTTAAAAACATTGGCTATTGGTTTAAACCGAGAGTAATATTGCAGCTTCAAATGATTAAAAACCATATTTTAACAATAAAAAATAAAAATATAAGAAATTTTGTATTCGTAGCATTTAGTGAATTAGTTAGGCTTGTATCTAATCGTAGAAACGGAGAGTTTAAAATGTTTAGAATGCTATCTGTAAAAGTTGAAAATTTTACGCCAAATGTACTAAAAGAATTCAATGTTATTTTAGAGAATAATGTAAAAAAAATGCATAGTTTTGTTGAAGCTTGTTTAAAAAATAATAGTATTTCAGAAGTCAAAATATTTTTTAATAATGTTATAGACTTATTTGATATTCCTGATTTATCTATTGATTTAGTAATTACATCTCCTCCTTATGGAGACAGTAGAACAACAGTTGCTTATGGAGAATATAGTAGATTATCCCTTCAATGGTTAGATTTGTTTGAACTTTCTGAAAGAGAAATAATGATGATTGATAAAACATTGATGGGTGGAACTAAGTTTAGAAATGGATTTGAATTTTCAATTCCAAGTAAAACTTTAAATAAATCATTAGAATTTATTAAAAATATTGATTTAGAGCGTGCTGGTGATGTATATAGCTTTTATTTAGATTTAGAAAAAGCAATATCTTCCATTGCACAAAAAACTAAAAAAGGGGGCTATCAATTTTGGGTTGTAGGTAATAGAACTGTAAAAGGAGAACTTTTAAAAACAGATAAAATAATAATAGAAATTGCTAGTCAATATAATATGGATTATGTTTATACAATCGATAGAAATATAATTAACAAATCTATGCCTTCATTAAACTCTCCAACAAATGTAGTTGGTAAAAAATCAAAAACTATGTGTAATGAACATATTGTTATACTAAGAAAACAATAA
- a CDS encoding MvaI/BcnI family restriction endonuclease — translation MIYTLDEFIEKFKKIVDMSWISSHRKGPTGIGKTLEDLLEIPENNSNSPDFGDYELKSCRINSNSMLTIFTKTPEPKGAINILREKFGYSSSAYDNTEKVLHSTLSAYDFVNIGNTGNKLKILCSNDKISIIDGNNEEHAYWTKDVLKQAFEKKYKNKLVYVKAQSKITENGEEFKFVEAYELSGFNYQSFISLLEQGNIYVDLRIGQYHGGLKNGQTHDHGTGFRIKEIDQPLLFRINKRIV, via the coding sequence ATGATTTATACATTAGATGAATTTATAGAAAAATTTAAAAAAATAGTTGATATGAGTTGGATTTCTAGTCATCGTAAAGGTCCAACAGGGATTGGAAAAACTCTTGAAGATTTACTTGAAATTCCTGAAAACAATAGTAATTCTCCTGACTTTGGTGATTATGAATTAAAGTCTTGTCGCATTAATTCAAATAGCATGCTTACAATTTTTACAAAAACTCCAGAACCTAAAGGAGCTATAAATATATTAAGAGAAAAATTTGGTTATTCTAGCAGTGCTTATGATAATACTGAAAAAGTACTTCATTCAACTCTTTCAGCTTATGATTTTGTAAATATTGGTAATACTGGAAATAAATTAAAAATATTGTGTAGTAATGATAAAATTTCAATTATTGATGGTAATAATGAAGAACATGCGTATTGGACAAAAGATGTATTAAAACAAGCATTTGAAAAAAAGTATAAAAATAAATTAGTCTATGTAAAAGCACAATCTAAAATTACTGAAAATGGTGAAGAATTTAAGTTTGTAGAAGCTTATGAATTATCAGGATTTAATTATCAATCTTTTATTTCTCTACTTGAACAAGGAAATATTTATGTAGATTTACGCATAGGTCAATATCATGGAGGTCTAAAAAATGGACAAACTCATGATCATGGAACAGGATTTAGAATAAAAGAAATTGATCAACCTTTACTATTTAGAATAAATAAAAGAATAGTTTAA
- a CDS encoding helix-turn-helix domain-containing protein, which translates to MNIIMIFGTNVKYYRTKLGLSQEKFAELCNLHRTYISDIECFQRNVSLESVQKIADAIKIEPYKLLMENKNKL; encoded by the coding sequence ATGAATATAATAATGATATTTGGTACAAATGTAAAATATTACCGTACAAAATTAGGATTATCTCAAGAAAAATTTGCTGAGTTATGTAATTTACATCGTACATATATAAGCGATATTGAATGTTTTCAAAGAAATGTATCACTTGAAAGTGTTCAAAAAATTGCTGATGCTATAAAAATTGAACCTTATAAATTATTAATGGAGAATAAAAATAAGTTATGA
- a CDS encoding adenylosuccinate synthase, with the protein MASVIIVGTQWGDEGKGKIVDYLANKAQYVVRSQGGSNAGHTVVVDNVKYKLRLLPSGILHKDKVCIIGNGVVIEPKVFLGEIDGLIEKKVNMSNLKISNRAHVLMPYHKILDELQEEDLGENKLGTTKNGIGPCYMDKASRLGIRIVDLMNKEVFAKKLKFNVELKNKLLKKLYNHEGINYEELLKEYLEYAERLRPYVADTTTILNKAIKEKKNILFEGAQATMLDLDHGTYPFVTSSYPAAGGACTGSGVGPRKIDNVVGVVKAYSTRVGEGPFPSELFDDVGQFIRDKGGEYGTVTGRPRRCGWLDACVIKYASYINGLDSVAITRLDILDDLDKLKICVAYKYNGEILEDYPADLDILSKVEPVYEEFDGWKTSTTNIREYDKLPENAKKYLKRLSEVIDTEISIVSVGAGRDETIIIKDIF; encoded by the coding sequence ATGGCTTCAGTTATTATTGTCGGTACACAATGGGGTGACGAAGGCAAAGGAAAGATTGTTGATTATCTTGCTAATAAGGCTCAGTATGTAGTTCGTTCTCAAGGTGGAAGTAATGCAGGACACACCGTTGTTGTTGATAATGTAAAATATAAATTAAGGCTGCTTCCTTCTGGAATACTTCATAAAGACAAAGTATGCATTATAGGTAATGGCGTTGTAATAGAGCCTAAAGTATTTTTAGGTGAGATTGACGGTCTTATAGAGAAAAAAGTTAATATGTCTAATTTGAAAATATCTAATAGAGCTCATGTTCTTATGCCTTATCATAAAATATTAGATGAACTTCAAGAAGAGGATTTAGGTGAAAACAAGCTCGGTACTACTAAAAACGGAATAGGTCCTTGTTATATGGATAAAGCAAGCCGTTTGGGTATAAGAATAGTTGATCTAATGAATAAAGAAGTATTTGCTAAAAAATTAAAGTTTAATGTTGAACTTAAAAATAAACTTCTTAAAAAGCTTTATAATCATGAAGGAATTAATTACGAAGAGTTATTAAAAGAATATTTAGAATATGCTGAGAGATTAAGACCTTATGTTGCTGACACTACTACAATATTAAATAAAGCAATAAAAGAGAAGAAGAACATATTATTTGAAGGTGCTCAGGCTACAATGCTTGATTTAGACCATGGAACTTACCCATTTGTAACATCATCATACCCAGCTGCGGGAGGTGCATGTACTGGTTCTGGTGTTGGACCTAGAAAGATAGATAATGTTGTAGGTGTTGTTAAGGCTTATTCTACAAGAGTTGGAGAGGGACCTTTTCCTTCAGAGCTTTTTGACGATGTTGGTCAGTTTATAAGAGACAAGGGCGGCGAATACGGCACTGTTACAGGAAGACCGAGAAGATGCGGCTGGCTTGATGCTTGTGTTATAAAATATGCTTCATACATCAATGGACTTGATTCTGTAGCTATTACTAGACTTGATATATTAGATGATTTGGATAAGTTAAAAATATGCGTTGCCTACAAATATAACGGCGAAATATTAGAAGATTATCCAGCCGACTTGGATATACTTTCAAAAGTTGAACCTGTATACGAAGAGTTTGATGGCTGGAAAACAAGCACTACAAACATTAGAGAATATGATAAGCTTCCAGAAAATGCTAAAAAATACTTAAAAAGATTAAGCGAAGTAATTGACACAGAAATATCTATAGTGTCAGTTGGAGCTGGAAGAGATGAAACTATCATAATTAAAGATATTTTTTAA
- a CDS encoding Rpn family recombination-promoting nuclease/putative transposase, with protein sequence MNDFNITVDTLNKKNDCFVRYLFSNLGNEKIVLNFVNAVMDNLNFKTFETLEILNPFNLQKYLNSKESVVDIKCTADTGEVVIIEIQLQGNETFIKRTLFYWASNYSLNLNKGDDYNKLLPVISINILDFVLFDGIEDCYSCYILKELKHNKILTDHCQFHFLELPKFNHDKQLNKDLNSWYKFFIGGERMSNLIKENTIFDEVDKKCKSFISENPLLDVYKIKEAEEYFQRETLHRELEKGIEKGIEKGREEGKKYSTLIIAKSMKEDGADFQLISKYTGLSVEEIERL encoded by the coding sequence ATGAATGATTTTAATATCACTGTAGATACATTAAACAAAAAGAATGATTGTTTTGTAAGGTATCTTTTTTCAAATCTTGGAAACGAGAAAATAGTATTAAACTTCGTTAATGCTGTGATGGATAATTTGAACTTCAAGACTTTTGAAACTTTAGAGATACTAAATCCATTTAATTTACAAAAATATCTTAATTCAAAAGAAAGCGTAGTGGATATAAAATGCACAGCCGACACGGGCGAAGTTGTTATAATAGAGATACAATTACAAGGCAATGAAACTTTTATTAAAAGAACGTTATTTTATTGGGCAAGTAATTATAGTTTGAACCTAAATAAAGGAGATGATTATAATAAACTTCTCCCTGTTATAAGCATAAATATTTTAGACTTTGTTTTATTTGACGGCATAGAAGACTGTTATAGCTGTTATATATTAAAAGAATTGAAGCATAATAAAATACTTACAGACCATTGTCAATTTCATTTTTTGGAGTTGCCGAAATTTAATCATGATAAGCAACTAAACAAAGACTTAAATAGTTGGTACAAATTTTTTATTGGAGGCGAGAGAATGTCAAACCTAATAAAAGAAAACACAATATTTGATGAAGTAGATAAGAAATGTAAATCATTTATATCAGAGAATCCGCTACTTGATGTATATAAGATAAAGGAAGCAGAAGAATATTTTCAAAGAGAAACACTCCATAGAGAATTGGAGAAAGGTATAGAGAAAGGAATAGAAAAAGGTAGAGAAGAAGGTAAAAAATATAGCACATTGATAATAGCTAAATCTATGAAAGAAGACGGAGCAGATTTTCAGTTAATATCGAAATACACAGGCTTGAGTGTAGAAGAGATAGAGCGCCTTTAA